The following are encoded together in the Cyanobacterium aponinum PCC 10605 genome:
- a CDS encoding DUF1622 domain-containing protein → MEFIEHLEEGLVYIATLAKIFLEALGIITVTMGIIINLHHIIYLCHHPNNHIYNIVRTRVARSLALALEFQLGADILATTVGATYESLGKLAIIAIIRTFLNYFLSKEIKELNLDNHNH, encoded by the coding sequence ATGGAATTCATCGAACATTTAGAAGAAGGTTTAGTCTATATTGCGACATTGGCAAAAATCTTTCTCGAAGCATTAGGGATAATCACCGTAACCATGGGCATTATTATCAACCTTCATCATATAATTTATCTTTGTCATCACCCCAATAATCACATTTATAATATTGTCAGAACTCGTGTAGCTAGATCTTTAGCTTTAGCATTAGAATTTCAATTAGGAGCAGATATATTAGCCACAACGGTAGGTGCAACTTATGAGAGTTTAGGAAAGTTGGCAATAATTGCTATTATTAGAACATTTCTTAACTATTTTCTCTCCAAAGAGATTAAAGAATTAAATTTAGACAATCATAACCACTAG
- the minD gene encoding septum site-determining protein MinD: MTRVIVITSGKGGVGKTTITANLGTAVAQLGKKVCLIDADFGLRNLDLLLGLEQRVVYTIIDALSGECTLEKAIVKDKRTEGLHLLPAAQNRTKDAITPEQMKEVVEQLSPNFDYIFVDCPAGIEMGFRNAISAAKEALIVTTPEVAAVRDADRVVGLLESENMSNIRLIVNRLRPEMVQMDEMLSVEDILDLLVVPLIGIVPDDKKIITSSNKGEPLVLSPQDSLPAMAIKNIARRINGSDVPFLDFMTTQDNFITKIRRFFGFSSQK; encoded by the coding sequence ATGACTAGAGTTATTGTTATTACTTCTGGAAAAGGCGGAGTTGGAAAAACAACCATTACGGCAAACCTTGGTACAGCCGTTGCCCAATTGGGGAAAAAAGTTTGTCTGATTGATGCGGATTTTGGGTTAAGAAATTTAGATTTATTATTGGGGCTAGAGCAAAGAGTCGTTTATACTATTATTGATGCTTTATCTGGTGAATGTACTTTAGAAAAGGCGATCGTTAAAGACAAAAGAACAGAAGGCTTACATCTGTTACCTGCGGCACAGAATCGCACCAAAGATGCCATTACTCCCGAACAAATGAAGGAAGTAGTTGAGCAACTTAGTCCTAATTTTGATTATATCTTTGTTGACTGTCCTGCGGGGATTGAAATGGGCTTCCGTAATGCTATCTCGGCGGCAAAAGAAGCCCTAATTGTCACAACACCCGAAGTTGCAGCCGTTAGAGATGCCGATAGAGTTGTCGGCTTACTCGAAAGCGAGAATATGAGTAATATTCGTCTAATTGTTAATCGATTGCGTCCAGAAATGGTACAAATGGATGAAATGTTAAGTGTAGAAGATATACTTGATTTATTAGTTGTTCCCCTAATTGGCATTGTACCTGACGATAAAAAAATCATAACATCTTCTAATAAAGGAGAACCATTAGTTTTAAGTCCTCAAGATTCTCTCCCAGCTATGGCTATAAAAAATATTGCTAGAAGAATTAATGGTTCTGATGTTCCATTTTTGGATTTTATGACAACTCAAGATAACTTCATTACAAAAATCCGTCGCTTTTTTGGTTTTTCTTCACAGAAGTAA
- the minE gene encoding cell division topological specificity factor MinE: MFKEIVDTINSWTGSNKTRNQAKSRLQLVLSHDRAGINPEIITKMRQEILEVVSRYLDIDVEETEFFIQSNDRKTSLSANLPIKTFKRTQSPLNEDDIN, encoded by the coding sequence ATGTTTAAAGAAATTGTTGATACTATTAATTCATGGACTGGCTCAAATAAAACTCGCAATCAAGCAAAAAGTCGTTTACAATTAGTATTGTCTCATGATCGAGCCGGTATTAATCCTGAAATCATCACGAAAATGCGTCAGGAAATATTAGAAGTCGTTAGCCGTTACCTTGATATTGATGTTGAAGAAACTGAATTTTTCATCCAAAGTAATGATCGTAAAACGTCTTTAAGTGCCAATTTACCCATTAAAACATTTAAGCGTACTCAATCACCCTTAAATGAAGATGATATAAACTAA
- a CDS encoding DUF938 domain-containing protein, translating to MKKHAPATINNRKPILEVLKSIIANNDTGNILEVASGTGEHSIFFAPHFPQQKWIPSDQNPESIASIKAWREEYPCANLQSPLMIDVMESDWYLSLKTEKISTIICINMIHIAPWEACLGLMEGAGDLLPLNGILYLYGAYKLNNQHTAPSNEEFDYYLRSQNPAWGVRNLEDVEKVANKYQLELEQKIAMPANNFSLIFRKTNIN from the coding sequence ATGAAAAAACACGCTCCTGCAACAATTAACAATCGTAAGCCCATACTAGAAGTATTAAAAAGCATAATTGCAAATAATGACACGGGTAACATCTTAGAGGTTGCTAGTGGCACAGGAGAACACTCTATATTTTTTGCACCTCATTTTCCTCAACAAAAATGGATTCCCTCTGATCAAAATCCAGAATCTATCGCTAGTATCAAAGCATGGAGAGAAGAATATCCCTGTGCTAATTTACAATCACCTTTAATGATTGATGTTATGGAGAGTGATTGGTATTTGTCTCTAAAAACGGAAAAAATAAGCACAATAATTTGTATTAATATGATTCATATTGCCCCTTGGGAGGCTTGTCTCGGCTTAATGGAAGGTGCAGGAGACCTGTTACCTCTCAATGGTATTTTATATCTGTATGGGGCTTATAAACTCAACAACCAGCATACTGCTCCCAGTAATGAAGAATTTGATTATTATTTAAGAAGTCAAAACCCGGCATGGGGGGTGAGAAATTTAGAAGATGTGGAAAAAGTTGCCAATAAATATCAGTTGGAATTGGAGCAAAAAATAGCTATGCCTGCTAATAATTTTTCTTTAATTTTCCGCAAAACAAATATTAATTAA
- the folE gene encoding GTP cyclohydrolase I FolE, with translation MTYTESSIIKSANQNNSLPNLITESQPPVTEADMIQAVRTLLLGLGENPDREGLKDTPKRVVKALKFLTSGYGQSLDELLNGAVFHENANEMVLVRDIDLFSSCEHHILPILGRAHVAYIPNGKVIGLSKIARICEMYARRLQVQERLTAQIADALQGLLQPQGVAVVIEATHMCMVMRGVQKPGSWTSTSALRGVFNDDAKTRQEFMNLIQHRPTFNS, from the coding sequence ATGACATACACAGAATCTTCTATCATCAAGTCTGCTAACCAGAATAATTCTTTGCCTAACCTCATCACAGAATCACAACCTCCCGTAACAGAAGCGGATATGATTCAAGCAGTTAGAACATTATTACTAGGGTTAGGGGAAAATCCTGACAGAGAAGGATTAAAAGACACTCCCAAAAGAGTAGTAAAAGCCTTAAAATTTCTCACCTCTGGTTATGGTCAATCCCTCGATGAATTGTTAAATGGTGCAGTATTCCATGAAAACGCCAATGAAATGGTATTAGTGAGAGACATCGATTTATTTAGCTCCTGTGAGCATCATATACTACCAATTTTAGGTAGAGCGCACGTTGCTTATATTCCGAATGGTAAAGTGATTGGTTTATCGAAAATTGCCCGTATTTGCGAAATGTATGCAAGAAGATTGCAAGTGCAAGAACGCTTAACCGCTCAAATTGCCGATGCTTTACAAGGTTTATTGCAACCTCAGGGTGTAGCAGTGGTTATCGAAGCAACTCATATGTGTATGGTGATGCGAGGAGTGCAAAAACCCGGCTCTTGGACTTCTACCAGTGCATTACGAGGCGTATTTAATGATGATGCCAAAACTCGTCAGGAGTTTATGAATTTAATTCAACATCGTCCCACTTTTAACAGTTAA
- a CDS encoding type II toxin-antitoxin system VapC family toxin translates to MIIVDTGFWISLFNDKDQYHQRAKKTLAKYSSEPLVITWSVLTENCHLLLQRSITKQKGVEKQVQLINLFDQYPEMFKIFNIREHHFPKMKELMKKYANLPIDLADASLIVLAEDLGDGRILSVDNRDFNAYRWKQTYPFTNLFFDYE, encoded by the coding sequence ATGATCATTGTTGATACTGGTTTTTGGATTTCTTTATTTAATGATAAAGATCAATACCATCAAAGGGCAAAAAAAACTTTAGCAAAATATTCATCTGAACCTTTAGTTATTACTTGGAGTGTTTTGACAGAGAATTGTCATTTATTGTTACAGCGTTCGATTACAAAACAGAAAGGGGTAGAAAAACAAGTACAATTAATTAATCTTTTTGACCAATATCCAGAAATGTTTAAAATATTCAACATTAGAGAACATCATTTTCCGAAAATGAAAGAACTAATGAAAAAATATGCAAATTTACCAATAGATTTGGCTGATGCTTCTTTGATTGTTTTAGCGGAAGATTTAGGAGATGGGCGAATTTTATCTGTAGATAATCGAGATTTTAATGCTTATCGTTGGAAGCAGACATATCCTTTTACCAATCTTTTTTTTGATTATGAATAA
- a CDS encoding Fur family transcriptional regulator: protein MLIKLTKNQQKILQILKSINQEITAQELYIKLRESKLKIGLATVYRTLNTLHLKGFVQERNSLNGESLYSLISDNHHHTHHFNCINCGESFLLKQKLCPVDDMFNQWCSSQNFKLYYHTLEFFGICEACQEKEFS, encoded by the coding sequence ATGCTTATTAAACTTACTAAAAATCAACAAAAAATATTGCAAATACTAAAATCTATTAATCAAGAAATTACAGCACAAGAATTATATATAAAATTAAGAGAAAGTAAGTTAAAAATAGGTTTAGCAACGGTTTACAGAACTCTCAATACTTTGCACCTTAAGGGATTTGTTCAAGAAAGAAATAGTTTAAACGGTGAATCTTTATATTCTTTAATTAGTGATAATCACCATCACACACACCATTTTAATTGTATTAATTGTGGAGAATCTTTTCTTTTAAAACAGAAATTATGTCCCGTTGATGATATGTTCAATCAGTGGTGTTCTTCTCAAAACTTTAAGCTGTACTACCACACTTTGGAGTTTTTTGGAATTTGTGAAGCCTGTCAGGAAAAAGAATTTTCTTAA
- the clpB gene encoding ATP-dependent chaperone ClpB encodes MQPTDPNKFTEIAWDAIVRSQEICKELKNQNLEVEHLILALLAEDTIAVQIFQKANVEINRLQKQLQTFATRQPRMYSVDQLYLGRSLDQMLDRAENCRVSWQDEYIGVSHLLVAFADDQRIGKKTLRSFNLDPQDFEQKVRDFKVKIEKMEAETEEKTEKTESEPSLTKFGRDLTEEARAGKLDPVIGRDEEVRRVIQVLSRRSKNNPVLIGEPGVGKTAIAEGLAQRIVNGDVPDSLKDRQLISLDMGSLIAGAKYRGQFEERLRGVLKEVINSDGQIILFIDELHTVVGAGSREGGAMDAGNLLKPMLARGELRCIGASTLDEYRKHIEKDPALERRFQQVYVKQPSVEDTISILRGLKERYEVHHGVKINDSALVAAATLSHRYITGRFLPDKAIDLVDEAAAKLKMEITSKPVELENLDRRLMQLEMEKLSLSGEGKNDKMTLENLDRISKEIEELKKKQRELSSQWQIEKEFLDEINALKEEEEELRLQVEQAERAYDLNTAAQLKYGKLETLQQDIEAKEAKLLEIQSQENAMLREDVTEADIAEIVAGWTGIPLNRLLETERQKLLELESHLHERVIGQTEAVSIVSAAIRRARAGMKDPNRPIGSFLFMGPTGVGKTELARALAGFLFDSEDAMVRIDMSEYMEKHAVSRLIGAPPGYVGYEEGGQLSEAIRRRPYSVVLLDEVEKAHRDVFNILLQVLDDGRITDSQGRLVDFRNTIIVMTSNIGSEYILQLAGDDNNYEPMKDKVLVALRKHFRPEFLNRIDDLIIFHGLKKDELRHIVTLQLKRLENLLSEQRIAIELTPEAQDYIVNVGYDPIYGARPLKRAIQRELENPLATKILEMAFTEGDTVLVSFEKDHLVFSKKEEVN; translated from the coding sequence ATGCAGCCAACTGATCCAAATAAGTTTACTGAAATTGCTTGGGATGCGATCGTGCGATCGCAAGAAATTTGTAAGGAGTTAAAAAACCAAAATTTAGAGGTAGAACATTTAATCCTTGCTTTATTAGCAGAAGATACCATTGCTGTACAAATATTCCAAAAGGCTAACGTTGAAATTAACAGGTTACAGAAACAACTACAAACCTTTGCTACCCGTCAACCGAGAATGTATAGTGTGGATCAGTTATACTTAGGACGTAGTTTAGATCAAATGCTCGATCGCGCCGAGAATTGTCGGGTTAGTTGGCAGGATGAATATATCGGAGTTTCTCACTTATTGGTTGCCTTTGCGGATGATCAAAGAATCGGAAAAAAAACCTTACGCAGTTTTAACCTCGATCCCCAAGACTTTGAGCAGAAAGTAAGAGATTTCAAAGTTAAAATCGAGAAAATGGAAGCAGAAACCGAAGAAAAGACTGAAAAAACTGAATCTGAACCATCTTTAACTAAATTTGGACGGGATTTAACCGAAGAAGCCAGAGCCGGAAAACTTGATCCCGTTATCGGTAGGGATGAAGAAGTGCGTCGAGTAATTCAAGTATTGTCCAGACGTTCCAAAAATAACCCTGTGTTGATTGGTGAGCCGGGAGTAGGAAAAACTGCGATCGCAGAAGGATTGGCGCAGAGAATTGTTAATGGTGATGTACCGGATTCTCTTAAAGATAGACAACTGATTTCCCTTGATATGGGAAGTTTAATCGCAGGGGCGAAATATCGGGGGCAATTTGAAGAAAGATTGAGGGGTGTATTAAAAGAAGTCATCAACTCCGATGGACAGATTATTTTATTTATAGATGAATTACATACTGTAGTCGGTGCGGGTTCACGGGAAGGAGGAGCGATGGATGCAGGAAACCTTCTCAAACCCATGTTAGCAAGGGGAGAATTGCGTTGTATTGGGGCGAGTACCCTTGATGAGTATCGGAAACACATTGAAAAAGATCCAGCCCTTGAAAGGCGTTTTCAGCAAGTCTATGTCAAACAACCTAGCGTTGAGGATACCATCTCCATTTTAAGAGGTTTAAAAGAGCGTTACGAAGTCCATCACGGGGTAAAAATCAACGACTCTGCTTTAGTGGCGGCGGCAACTTTATCCCATCGTTATATCACAGGGCGCTTTTTACCCGACAAAGCCATTGATTTAGTGGATGAGGCGGCGGCTAAATTAAAGATGGAAATTACCTCTAAACCCGTGGAGTTAGAAAACCTCGATCGCCGTTTGATGCAATTAGAGATGGAAAAACTATCTCTGTCTGGGGAAGGAAAAAACGATAAAATGACCCTTGAAAACCTCGATCGCATTTCCAAAGAAATAGAAGAATTGAAAAAGAAACAGAGGGAATTGTCATCCCAATGGCAAATCGAGAAAGAATTTTTAGACGAAATTAACGCCCTCAAAGAAGAAGAAGAAGAACTGCGTTTGCAAGTAGAACAGGCAGAAAGGGCTTATGATCTAAATACTGCCGCTCAACTTAAATATGGCAAACTAGAAACCCTACAACAAGATATAGAGGCAAAAGAGGCGAAATTACTGGAAATTCAATCCCAAGAAAACGCCATGTTGAGGGAAGATGTTACCGAAGCAGACATAGCCGAAATTGTGGCAGGATGGACAGGGATACCCCTCAATCGCCTTTTAGAAACCGAAAGACAAAAACTCCTCGAATTAGAATCCCATCTCCATGAAAGAGTAATCGGACAAACCGAGGCGGTATCTATCGTTTCAGCCGCCATTAGACGTGCGAGGGCGGGAATGAAAGACCCTAATAGACCGATCGGGTCATTTTTGTTCATGGGACCTACAGGAGTCGGAAAAACAGAATTAGCTAGGGCTTTAGCAGGTTTCCTCTTTGACTCCGAAGACGCAATGGTGAGGATTGATATGTCAGAGTACATGGAGAAACACGCAGTTTCCCGTCTTATTGGCGCACCACCGGGGTATGTAGGCTATGAAGAAGGAGGACAATTATCGGAAGCCATACGTCGTCGCCCTTACTCAGTGGTATTGTTAGATGAGGTGGAAAAGGCACATAGAGATGTCTTTAATATTCTTTTGCAGGTGTTAGACGATGGTAGAATTACCGACAGTCAGGGACGTTTAGTAGATTTCCGTAATACTATTATTGTTATGACATCAAATATCGGCAGTGAATACATCCTCCAATTAGCAGGGGATGATAACAATTATGAACCGATGAAAGATAAAGTATTAGTGGCATTAAGAAAGCACTTTCGTCCTGAATTTCTCAACCGTATTGATGATTTAATCATTTTCCACGGCTTGAAAAAAGATGAGTTAAGGCACATTGTTACTTTACAACTCAAACGCCTTGAGAATCTGTTGAGTGAGCAAAGAATTGCCATTGAATTAACCCCAGAAGCACAGGATTATATCGTTAATGTGGGGTATGATCCTATCTATGGCGCCCGTCCCTTAAAACGAGCAATACAAAGAGAATTAGAAAATCCTCTTGCCACGAAAATCTTAGAAATGGCTTTTACAGAAGGGGATACAGTGTTAGTAAGTTTTGAAAAAGATCATCTAGTCTTTAGTAAGAAAGAGGAAGTCAATTAA
- a CDS encoding glutaredoxin family protein yields the protein MELILYSKTGCHLCEGLEEKLREIDDIDINLEIRDITKNKEWWEKYQYEIPVLYLVMDGQEKLIPRNSPRISVNQLSKVLQKFANKQ from the coding sequence ATGGAATTGATTTTATATAGCAAAACTGGATGTCACTTATGCGAAGGATTAGAGGAAAAATTAAGAGAAATTGATGATATTGACATAAATTTAGAAATAAGAGATATTACAAAAAATAAAGAATGGTGGGAAAAATATCAATATGAAATTCCAGTTTTATACTTAGTGATGGACGGACAAGAAAAATTAATTCCTCGTAATTCTCCTCGCATTTCTGTTAATCAATTAAGTAAAGTTTTACAAAAGTTTGCCAATAAACAGTAA
- the hemB gene encoding porphobilinogen synthase: MLLYRPRRLRRTEALRSMVQENHLTVNDLIYPIFVMEGENIKQEIPSMPNCYRYSLDLLLKEVQEIYDLGINSIALFPLIEENKKDNEGKESYNPEGLVQRSIKTIKAEIPKITVITDIALDPYSVYGHDGIVRDGEILNDETVEVLVKMALSHAEAGADMVAPSDMMDGRIGAIRQALDKEGWINTGILAYSAKYASAYYGPFRDALESAPQFGDKKTYQMDYANGKEAIKEVALDIKEGADMVMIKPALAYLDIIRRVRDYTNLPVVAYNVSGEYSMIKAASQRGWIDEDKVVLETLTSMKRAGADLILTYFAKQVAQQLKK; encoded by the coding sequence ATGTTATTATATCGTCCTCGTCGTTTACGTCGCACAGAAGCACTACGATCAATGGTGCAAGAGAATCATCTCACGGTGAATGATTTAATTTATCCTATCTTTGTCATGGAAGGAGAAAATATCAAACAAGAAATCCCCTCCATGCCTAACTGTTATCGCTACTCCCTCGACTTATTGTTAAAGGAAGTACAAGAAATTTATGATTTGGGTATAAATTCGATCGCACTTTTTCCCTTAATAGAAGAAAATAAAAAGGATAACGAAGGAAAAGAAAGCTATAACCCAGAAGGGCTAGTGCAACGCAGTATAAAAACGATTAAAGCCGAAATACCTAAAATAACAGTAATTACCGATATAGCCCTTGATCCTTACTCAGTTTATGGTCATGATGGTATCGTTAGAGATGGAGAGATATTGAATGATGAAACTGTAGAAGTATTAGTCAAAATGGCATTATCCCACGCCGAAGCAGGAGCGGATATGGTTGCCCCCTCAGATATGATGGATGGTAGAATTGGAGCAATTAGACAGGCATTAGATAAAGAAGGATGGATAAATACAGGAATCCTCGCCTACTCAGCAAAATACGCCTCAGCTTATTATGGGCCATTTCGGGATGCTTTAGAATCTGCACCTCAATTCGGCGATAAAAAAACCTATCAAATGGATTACGCCAACGGAAAAGAAGCTATTAAAGAAGTTGCTTTAGACATCAAAGAAGGTGCAGATATGGTAATGATCAAACCTGCTTTAGCTTATTTAGATATTATTAGACGGGTAAGAGACTATACCAATTTACCCGTAGTTGCCTATAACGTTAGTGGTGAGTATTCGATGATAAAAGCCGCTAGTCAAAGAGGATGGATTGATGAGGATAAAGTAGTGTTAGAAACCCTTACCAGTATGAAAAGAGCAGGTGCAGACTTGATTTTAACCTATTTCGCCAAACAAGTAGCCCAACAATTAAAGAAATAG
- a CDS encoding MFS transporter has product MSKLSLNPQVWILAGGRLLLQFGTGFTLFYAPIFFVNELNFSPTMVGIALGSSSVSGIVGRFWGGSWSDSLKWGRKKTLLLSALISAVADIFLILTHNYLFLLLGNLLMGLGIGLYWPPAEAAVADLTTEKQRNSAFALSRLGDNIGLGLGVAVGGWLIALTNNYRLLFIIDGFSFILFYLVIKFTIKESYHGGKEGDEDNWQNWQKALKDKRLWVFCFINILFTTYISQIQSTLPLYLTNFTNSNQFSITNLSGLFSLHIAFAALFQLPVVKILNRLSHLRGLMFSALIWGISFALVWLTGNVNNYAFYWGILAVLLGAIALTTYNPAASAFVVDISPESLRGIYFAINSQCWAIGYLIGPPLGGWVLDQGEVYAHNFWLILALSVAIAVFALQYLISKE; this is encoded by the coding sequence ATGAGTAAATTATCATTAAACCCACAAGTTTGGATATTAGCAGGAGGAAGATTATTATTACAATTTGGTACAGGATTTACTTTATTTTATGCTCCGATATTTTTTGTTAACGAATTGAATTTTTCGCCCACAATGGTGGGTATTGCTCTTGGTAGCTCTTCTGTATCGGGAATTGTTGGACGTTTCTGGGGAGGTAGTTGGAGTGACTCCCTGAAGTGGGGAAGAAAGAAAACCTTACTTTTATCAGCGTTAATTTCGGCAGTAGCAGACATATTTTTAATTCTCACTCATAACTATCTTTTCCTATTACTAGGTAATTTGTTAATGGGTTTAGGAATCGGTTTATATTGGCCTCCCGCAGAAGCGGCAGTGGCGGATTTAACGACAGAAAAACAGAGAAACTCGGCTTTTGCCTTAAGCCGTTTGGGAGATAATATTGGTTTAGGTTTGGGGGTTGCCGTGGGGGGGTGGTTAATTGCCCTTACTAATAATTATCGCTTGTTATTTATTATTGATGGTTTTTCTTTTATTTTATTTTATTTAGTTATTAAGTTTACTATTAAGGAGAGTTATCACGGAGGAAAAGAGGGAGATGAAGATAATTGGCAAAATTGGCAGAAGGCTTTAAAGGACAAAAGATTATGGGTTTTTTGTTTTATTAATATTTTGTTTACCACTTATATTTCTCAAATTCAGTCCACTTTACCTCTATACTTGACTAATTTTACCAACAGTAATCAATTTTCTATTACTAATCTTAGTGGTTTATTTAGTTTACATATTGCTTTTGCCGCTTTGTTTCAATTACCTGTGGTGAAAATTCTTAATCGCCTTAGCCATCTTCGTGGTTTAATGTTTTCAGCTTTAATTTGGGGCATTAGTTTTGCTCTAGTATGGTTGACGGGAAATGTAAACAATTATGCTTTTTATTGGGGTATATTAGCGGTTTTATTAGGTGCGATCGCACTTACTACTTATAATCCTGCCGCTTCCGCTTTTGTGGTGGATATATCTCCTGAATCTTTACGGGGAATTTATTTCGCAATTAATTCTCAATGTTGGGCCATTGGCTATTTAATTGGTCCTCCTTTAGGAGGTTGGGTTTTAGACCAAGGAGAAGTTTATGCTCATAATTTCTGGTTAATTTTAGCTCTAAGTGTTGCGATCGCAGTTTTTGCTTTACAATATTTAATCTCTAAAGAATAG
- a CDS encoding CobW family GTP-binding protein has product MDSLILPKRGLPVTIITGFLGSGKTTLLNHILTNNQDLKVAILVNEFGDIDIDSQLLISVEENMVSLSNGCICCTINDDLLDTVFQILESDKKIDYLIVETTGVADPLPIILTFLSPELRDLIRLDSVLTLIDADNFTSEHFDSDAALKQIIYGDIIILNKVDLVSETKIKQLEEDILCIKNRANILCSQYGKVPLPLILDINSHNSNNYSLEKSKQKQHHHHHNHDHDHDHHHSHHLEIDGFISISFECDRPFNVDKFQNFITDNIMSQVYRAKGILWFAESQLKHIFQLSGKRYDIDTEEWQTNPKNQLVMIGRNIDENQLKTKLKECLVS; this is encoded by the coding sequence ATGGATAGTTTAATTTTACCTAAAAGAGGTTTACCAGTTACTATTATTACCGGGTTTTTAGGTAGTGGTAAAACTACTTTATTAAATCATATTTTGACCAATAATCAGGATTTAAAAGTTGCTATTTTAGTTAATGAATTCGGAGATATTGACATCGACAGTCAGTTACTAATATCTGTAGAAGAAAATATGGTAAGTCTTAGTAATGGCTGTATTTGTTGCACTATAAATGATGATTTACTGGATACAGTTTTTCAAATTTTAGAAAGTGATAAAAAAATTGATTACTTAATAGTAGAAACAACAGGAGTTGCCGATCCTCTTCCTATTATTTTAACTTTTTTAAGTCCAGAATTAAGAGATTTAATTCGTCTTGACTCTGTATTAACTTTAATTGATGCGGATAATTTTACTTCTGAACATTTTGATAGTGATGCGGCTTTAAAACAAATTATTTACGGCGATATTATTATTTTAAATAAGGTTGATTTAGTTTCAGAAACCAAAATTAAACAATTAGAAGAGGACATTTTATGTATTAAAAATAGAGCAAATATTTTATGTTCTCAATATGGAAAAGTACCTTTACCTCTTATCTTAGATATTAATAGTCATAACTCTAATAATTATAGTCTTGAAAAATCAAAACAAAAACAACATCATCACCATCATAATCACGATCATGATCATGATCATCACCATTCCCATCATTTAGAAATTGATGGTTTTATTTCTATTTCTTTTGAGTGCGATCGCCCTTTTAATGTAGATAAATTTCAGAACTTTATTACCGATAATATCATGAGTCAGGTATATAGAGCAAAAGGAATTTTATGGTTTGCTGAAAGTCAACTAAAACATATTTTTCAATTAAGCGGTAAAAGATACGATATTGATACAGAGGAATGGCAAACAAATCCTAAAAATCAGTTAGTAATGATAGGTAGAAATATTGACGAAAATCAATTAAAAACTAAACTAAAAGAATGCCTTGTTAGTTAA